The Saccharomonospora glauca K62 genome has a segment encoding these proteins:
- a CDS encoding ABC transporter permease — protein MNLFEYVVDRWERLSLQALLHVSEVVQSTIIATVIGVLIGIAVYRSPIGSAVATALASTILTIPSFALLGLLIPVVGLGATPTVIALVLYALLPITRNTIVGLASVDPAVTEAAKGIGMSRFGVLTRVELRLAWPAILAGMRVATQMLMGIAVIAAYAKGPGLGSEVFSGLIRAGSANATNQALAGTLGVVILALLLEGVYFLIARLTVSRGIRG, from the coding sequence TTGAATCTGTTCGAATATGTGGTCGACCGGTGGGAGCGGCTGTCACTACAGGCATTGCTGCACGTCAGCGAGGTCGTCCAGTCGACGATCATCGCCACCGTGATCGGTGTCCTGATCGGGATCGCGGTCTACCGCAGCCCGATCGGCTCCGCCGTCGCGACCGCGTTGGCGAGCACCATCCTCACCATTCCGTCGTTTGCGTTGCTCGGATTGCTGATTCCCGTGGTGGGGCTGGGCGCGACCCCGACGGTGATCGCGTTGGTGCTGTACGCCCTGCTTCCGATCACTCGCAACACCATCGTGGGACTCGCGAGTGTCGATCCGGCGGTCACCGAGGCGGCCAAGGGCATCGGAATGAGCCGCTTCGGGGTGCTGACCAGGGTGGAGCTGCGGCTCGCCTGGCCGGCCATCCTCGCCGGGATGCGGGTCGCGACGCAGATGTTGATGGGTATCGCGGTGATCGCCGCCTACGCCAAGGGTCCGGGCCTCGGCAGCGAGGTGTTCTCGGGCCTGATACGGGCGGGCAGCGCCAACGCGACCAACCAGGCGCTGGCGGGAACGCTCGGCGTCGTCATCCTCGCCCTGCTGCTGGAGGGCGTGTACTTCCTGATCGCTCGCCTCACTGTTTCGAGGGGTATTCGTGGCTGA
- a CDS encoding copper resistance CopC family protein, which produces MRKPLAFVTTLAVALLAMLGAALPASAHNVLISSNPAEGDELDTAPTEVVLTFDQPVEEADVNEVAVIGPHGDQWAEGVVEVDGATVTAPLRPLGPAGEYVIGYRVLSADGHPVSDEIRFTLTSPGPGEASGAPDSAVSEQGERGEATGGDRAQSEQSDEADRNAEAANDADSEGVPVWVWLAGAAVLLVVGLVVALRMGRSQD; this is translated from the coding sequence ATGAGAAAGCCGCTCGCGTTCGTCACCACCCTCGCGGTGGCGCTGCTCGCGATGCTCGGAGCCGCACTGCCCGCGTCGGCTCACAACGTGCTCATCTCGTCGAACCCCGCCGAGGGCGACGAGCTGGACACCGCTCCCACCGAGGTCGTGCTCACCTTCGACCAACCAGTCGAGGAAGCCGACGTCAACGAGGTCGCCGTCATCGGACCCCACGGCGACCAGTGGGCCGAAGGCGTCGTGGAGGTCGACGGAGCGACCGTGACCGCGCCGCTGCGGCCGCTCGGCCCCGCCGGCGAGTACGTCATCGGTTACCGGGTGCTCTCCGCCGACGGACACCCCGTGTCGGACGAGATCCGCTTCACCCTCACCTCCCCCGGCCCCGGTGAGGCCAGCGGTGCCCCCGACTCGGCGGTATCCGAGCAGGGTGAACGGGGCGAGGCCACCGGGGGCGACCGGGCGCAGTCCGAGCAGTCGGACGAAGCCGACCGGAACGCCGAGGCCGCGAACGACGCGGACTCGGAGGGCGTGCCGGTGTGGGTCTGGCTCGCCGGTGCCGCGGTACTGCTCGTCGTCGGGCTCGTGGTGGCGCTGCGAATGGGCCGGTCGCAGGACTAG
- a CDS encoding ABC transporter permease, whose product MTSTELSGFSTESGSRLGDRIRLLAQPAVVIMVVGAVLAWALTRDNDVIEAESLNAPYLLDKTGEHLLLTAVVTAIVVVLALPLGVVLTRSWARPAAPLFIGIANIGQAAPSLGVLVLFFLWTEWEGLWAAVLPIAFYSLLPVLRNTIVGIESVDPTLVDAGRGIGMSSASVLFRIELPLALPLVLAGLRTSLVLAVGTATLAFFVNGGGLGELIDAGYKLNRTSVLVVGAVLAVGVALLVDWLGAVLEKYFGPKGLS is encoded by the coding sequence ATGACCTCCACGGAGCTGTCGGGTTTCTCCACGGAGTCGGGGTCGAGGCTGGGCGACCGGATTCGCCTGCTGGCACAGCCCGCCGTGGTGATCATGGTCGTCGGTGCCGTCCTGGCGTGGGCCCTGACCAGGGACAACGACGTCATCGAGGCCGAGTCGCTCAACGCCCCGTACCTGTTGGACAAGACGGGGGAGCACCTGCTGCTGACGGCGGTGGTCACCGCCATCGTGGTGGTGCTCGCGTTGCCGCTCGGCGTGGTGCTCACACGTTCGTGGGCCCGGCCGGCGGCGCCGCTGTTCATCGGCATCGCCAACATCGGTCAGGCCGCGCCCTCGCTCGGCGTGCTCGTGCTGTTCTTCCTGTGGACCGAGTGGGAGGGACTGTGGGCGGCGGTGCTGCCCATCGCCTTCTACTCGTTGCTCCCGGTGTTGCGGAACACCATCGTGGGGATCGAGTCCGTCGATCCCACCCTGGTGGACGCCGGACGCGGCATCGGCATGTCGTCGGCGTCGGTGCTGTTCCGTATCGAGCTGCCCCTGGCGCTTCCCCTCGTGCTCGCGGGGTTGCGCACGTCGTTGGTGCTCGCCGTGGGCACGGCGACCCTGGCGTTCTTCGTCAACGGCGGCGGACTGGGTGAGTTGATCGACGCGGGTTACAAGCTCAACCGGACCTCGGTGTTGGTGGTCGGTGCCGTCCTGGCCGTGGGCGTGGCCTTGCTGGTCGACTGGCTCGGCGCGGTGCTGGAGAAGTACTTCGGACCGAAGGGACTCTCATGA
- a CDS encoding glycine betaine ABC transporter substrate-binding protein, with protein MRRQASRTVCALLAAMSLLVSGCGLNVNAALPYDVRPGSIRHVPELDGVEIVVGSKDFTENVVLAYITQLALKAAGANPIDFTNITGSNGARAALENGQIDLMWEYTGTGWLSYLGEDEPLSSEREQYEAVRKADLERNGIVWLPYSEVNNTYGFATTEAYAEKHGLHTMSDVTAFLESSPQEAVFCVDTEFANRPDGMPGVQEAYGFPTTDTKTFGSGAIYAAVANGTCNFGEIFTTDGRIPGLNLRVMEDDKRFFPQYNASLTLRRDFNEKYPQIAEVMAPVVEALDNDEISELNKQVDVDGRDAAEVARDWLESKGFITIP; from the coding sequence ATGAGGCGTCAGGCGAGTCGCACCGTGTGCGCGCTCCTGGCCGCGATGTCGTTGCTGGTGAGCGGCTGCGGCCTCAACGTCAACGCGGCACTGCCGTACGACGTGCGACCGGGGTCGATCCGCCACGTGCCCGAACTGGACGGCGTGGAGATCGTGGTGGGTTCCAAGGACTTCACCGAGAACGTCGTCCTGGCCTACATCACGCAGCTCGCCTTGAAGGCGGCGGGGGCGAACCCCATCGACTTCACCAACATCACCGGGTCGAACGGTGCGCGGGCCGCGCTGGAGAACGGTCAGATCGACCTGATGTGGGAGTACACCGGCACCGGATGGCTGTCCTACCTCGGCGAGGACGAGCCGCTGTCGTCCGAGCGGGAACAGTACGAGGCGGTGCGGAAGGCCGACCTGGAGCGCAACGGCATCGTGTGGCTGCCGTACAGCGAGGTCAACAACACCTACGGGTTCGCCACCACGGAGGCCTACGCGGAGAAGCACGGGCTGCACACGATGAGCGACGTCACGGCTTTCCTCGAAAGCAGTCCTCAGGAGGCCGTGTTCTGCGTGGACACCGAGTTCGCCAACCGACCGGACGGCATGCCGGGGGTGCAGGAGGCGTACGGGTTCCCGACCACCGACACGAAGACGTTCGGCTCGGGGGCGATCTACGCCGCGGTGGCCAACGGCACCTGCAACTTCGGCGAGATCTTCACCACCGACGGTCGCATTCCGGGGCTGAACCTGCGGGTGATGGAGGACGACAAGCGGTTCTTCCCGCAGTACAACGCCTCGTTGACGCTGCGCCGGGACTTCAACGAGAAGTATCCGCAGATCGCCGAGGTCATGGCTCCCGTAGTGGAGGCGCTGGACAACGACGAGATCAGCGAACTCAACAAGCAGGTCGACGTCGACGGTCGGGACGCCGCGGAGGTCGCGCGTGACTGGCTGGAGTCCAAGGGCTTCATCACGATCCCCTGA
- a CDS encoding TM0106 family RecB-like putative nuclease, which translates to MAVEVLLDAGVVTRCRRRVHLDHDPTMRDVELAPPDPAAEQRIADARAHRARIAEWIRSETESSWVAVPAELSASKRAELTLSALEQGVALIWGATFPADPAAGRRGGINLLVRTPGGYAPVLVVRHRITDPGSGARTTALPDVDPDHAEVDPKRKVRSHARDQLRLAHARRLLEAVGYAEPDRAVGGVVGLDADVVVWHDLTAPTWPGNRSALDEYDARFADRLAVARAAASRGEALAEPSRILECKRCPWWPVCEEHLSRVRDVSLVVRGEDAAELRNVGVSTVDKLAALDPAGESPIQWTGTTFDDAVAMARAWLAGLTVVRRVEKVHVPRADVEVDVDMESFGDSGAYLWGCLLSGADIGVEQGYRAFVTWEPLPTDDEARSFARFWAWLSDVRARAAERGLTFRAYCYNALAENRWLYASVERFAGEPGVPTREEMRRFVESDEWVDLFRSVSDQFLCSRGKGLKVVAPVAGFAWRDPEASGEASMRWYRDAVGMDGGRPDPEQRERLLRYNEDDVRATRALRAWMTDEAAHAVPFMGEL; encoded by the coding sequence ATGGCTGTCGAGGTGTTGTTGGACGCGGGGGTCGTCACGCGGTGTCGCCGTCGCGTGCACCTCGACCACGATCCGACCATGCGGGACGTCGAGCTGGCGCCTCCCGATCCTGCCGCTGAGCAGCGCATTGCCGACGCGCGGGCGCACCGGGCGCGGATCGCCGAGTGGATTCGGTCCGAGACCGAGAGCAGCTGGGTCGCCGTTCCTGCCGAGCTGAGCGCGTCGAAGCGCGCCGAGCTGACCCTGTCGGCCCTGGAGCAGGGCGTGGCGCTGATCTGGGGCGCCACGTTTCCCGCGGACCCCGCGGCGGGCAGGCGCGGTGGAATCAACCTGCTCGTGCGCACCCCCGGTGGGTACGCGCCGGTGCTCGTGGTGCGGCACCGCATCACCGACCCCGGCAGTGGCGCACGCACCACGGCGTTGCCGGACGTCGACCCCGACCACGCGGAGGTCGACCCCAAACGCAAGGTGCGTTCGCACGCGCGCGATCAACTGAGGCTCGCCCACGCGCGCCGGTTGCTGGAGGCGGTCGGGTACGCCGAGCCGGACAGGGCGGTGGGCGGTGTCGTCGGCCTCGACGCCGACGTCGTCGTCTGGCACGACCTCACGGCGCCCACCTGGCCGGGAAACCGCAGTGCGTTGGACGAGTACGACGCCAGGTTCGCCGATCGTCTCGCGGTGGCCCGTGCCGCGGCCTCACGCGGGGAGGCGCTCGCGGAGCCCTCGCGCATCCTGGAGTGCAAGCGGTGTCCCTGGTGGCCGGTGTGCGAGGAGCACCTGAGCCGGGTGCGCGACGTCAGTCTCGTGGTGCGGGGCGAGGACGCCGCCGAGCTGCGGAACGTGGGTGTGTCCACTGTGGATAAGCTGGCGGCGCTCGATCCCGCGGGGGAGTCGCCGATCCAGTGGACCGGCACCACGTTCGACGACGCCGTGGCGATGGCGAGGGCGTGGCTGGCGGGCCTCACGGTGGTGCGCAGGGTCGAGAAGGTCCACGTCCCGCGCGCCGACGTCGAGGTGGACGTCGACATGGAGAGCTTCGGAGACTCCGGCGCCTACCTGTGGGGTTGCCTGCTCAGCGGGGCCGACATCGGTGTCGAGCAGGGCTACCGGGCGTTCGTGACGTGGGAGCCGCTGCCCACCGACGACGAGGCACGTTCGTTCGCCCGGTTCTGGGCCTGGCTCTCGGACGTCCGCGCCAGGGCAGCGGAGCGAGGGCTGACGTTCCGCGCCTACTGCTACAACGCTCTGGCGGAGAACCGGTGGCTCTACGCCTCGGTCGAGCGGTTCGCGGGTGAGCCGGGGGTGCCGACGCGGGAGGAGATGCGGCGGTTCGTCGAGTCCGACGAATGGGTCGACCTCTTCCGCAGTGTCTCCGACCAGTTCCTGTGCTCGCGGGGCAAGGGGCTCAAGGTGGTGGCGCCGGTCGCGGGGTTCGCGTGGCGGGACCCGGAGGCGAGCGGCGAGGCCTCGATGCGCTGGTACCGCGACGCGGTGGGCATGGACGGCGGTCGCCCCGATCCCGAGCAGCGCGAAAGGTTGTTGCGGTACAACGAGGACGACGTGCGGGCCACGCGGGCGCTGCGGGCGTGGATGACCGACGAGGCCGCACACGCCGTCCCGTTCATGGGCGAGCTGTAG
- a CDS encoding BCCT family transporter, translating to MGDQSDEVGKSQRDDPQRAGPDHAPEYTSSGDEQHDSGATAAAVDRPARTDRVVFGVAAAIAVAIVAWGIASPSSLATVADTVLNDAVIPYGGWAFVLTASGFVVFAVCVAISRYGRIPLGKDDERPEFRTSSWIAMMFSAGMGIGLMFFGVYEPVAHLASPPPDTAVPNSDEAVHLAMATTLFHWTLHPWAIYAVVGLAIAYSAFRKGRSQLISAVFAPLIGTRRSEGPLGKAIDIMAIFATLFGSAASLGLGALQVGGGLASVGWLDNPGTGLLVLIIAVLTVAFVASAVSGVARGIQWLSNINMVLAAVLAVFVLVVGPTVLILNFVPGAIGDYFRELPAMSGRTGVTGGEEMRDWLASWTVFYWAWWISWAPFVGMFIARISRGRTIREFVIGVIAVPSVVSLVWFSIFGGAAISRQRAGIDIAGAGGEEAATFELLETLPLFVPIAVIVMLLVSIFFVSGADAASVVMGTLSQRGTVGPHRRVVMFWGVVMGAVAAVMLLVGGDDALNGLQNLTILVAVPFVLVMIALCVSLYRDLRRDPLVISEDEVMRSLRKLHEERKAERAKDRRQRRRRNKTH from the coding sequence ATGGGTGATCAATCGGACGAAGTCGGCAAGTCGCAGCGAGATGACCCGCAGCGGGCCGGTCCGGACCACGCACCCGAGTACACGAGCTCCGGCGACGAGCAGCATGACTCGGGGGCGACGGCTGCCGCGGTCGATCGTCCCGCGAGAACCGACCGCGTGGTGTTCGGGGTGGCGGCCGCGATCGCGGTCGCCATAGTGGCGTGGGGCATCGCCTCGCCGAGCAGCCTCGCTACGGTGGCGGACACGGTGCTCAACGACGCCGTCATTCCCTACGGCGGGTGGGCCTTCGTGCTGACCGCGAGTGGGTTCGTGGTCTTCGCGGTGTGCGTGGCCATCAGCCGGTACGGACGGATTCCGCTGGGCAAGGACGACGAGCGACCGGAGTTCCGCACGTCCTCCTGGATCGCGATGATGTTCAGCGCGGGCATGGGCATCGGGCTCATGTTCTTCGGCGTCTACGAGCCGGTGGCGCATCTGGCCAGTCCGCCGCCCGACACGGCGGTGCCCAACTCGGACGAGGCCGTCCACCTCGCGATGGCGACCACGTTGTTCCACTGGACGCTGCATCCGTGGGCCATCTACGCGGTGGTGGGGCTGGCCATCGCCTACAGCGCTTTCCGCAAGGGGCGAAGCCAGCTCATCTCGGCCGTGTTCGCGCCGTTGATCGGCACGCGGCGCAGCGAAGGTCCGCTGGGCAAGGCCATCGACATCATGGCCATCTTCGCGACGTTGTTCGGGTCGGCCGCGTCGCTCGGCCTGGGGGCGTTGCAGGTCGGCGGCGGCCTCGCGTCGGTCGGGTGGCTCGACAACCCCGGCACGGGGCTCCTGGTGTTGATCATCGCGGTTCTGACGGTGGCGTTCGTCGCCTCCGCGGTGTCGGGGGTCGCACGAGGCATCCAGTGGCTGTCGAACATCAACATGGTGCTCGCTGCCGTGCTCGCGGTGTTCGTCCTGGTCGTCGGGCCGACGGTGCTCATCCTGAACTTCGTGCCCGGTGCCATCGGGGACTACTTTCGGGAGCTGCCCGCGATGTCCGGACGGACCGGCGTCACCGGTGGCGAGGAGATGCGTGACTGGCTCGCGAGCTGGACCGTCTTCTACTGGGCGTGGTGGATCTCGTGGGCGCCCTTCGTCGGGATGTTCATCGCCCGCATCTCGCGGGGGCGGACGATCCGCGAGTTCGTCATCGGGGTCATCGCCGTGCCCAGCGTGGTGAGCCTGGTCTGGTTCTCGATCTTCGGTGGTGCGGCGATCAGTCGGCAGCGAGCCGGGATCGACATCGCGGGCGCGGGCGGCGAGGAAGCCGCGACGTTCGAGCTGTTGGAGACGTTGCCGCTGTTCGTCCCCATCGCCGTCATCGTGATGCTCCTGGTGTCGATCTTCTTCGTCTCCGGGGCGGACGCGGCATCGGTGGTGATGGGGACGCTGTCGCAACGCGGCACCGTCGGACCGCACCGTCGGGTCGTGATGTTCTGGGGCGTGGTGATGGGGGCCGTGGCGGCCGTGATGCTGTTGGTCGGCGGTGACGACGCGCTCAACGGTCTGCAGAACCTCACGATCCTGGTGGCCGTGCCGTTCGTGCTCGTCATGATCGCGTTGTGCGTTTCCCTGTATCGGGACCTGCGGCGCGACCCGCTGGTGATCAGCGAGGACGAGGTGATGCGTTCGCTGCGGAAACTGCACGAGGAGCGCAAGGCCGAACGTGCGAAGGACCGCAGGCAACGGCGCCGACGCAACAAGACGCACTGA
- a CDS encoding ABC transporter ATP-binding protein — translation MADKPSGAEIQLEHVTKRYPGSSEPAVADVTMTIPAGKIVILVGPSGCGKTTTMRMINRLIEPTSGRITIGGEDVLAFNGDALRRKIGYAIQQAGLFPHFTVAQNIGVVPGLLKWSRKRINERVDELMDLVGLDPAEFRDRYPRQLSGGQQQRVGVARALAADPPVLLMDEPFGAVDPITRGNLQDELLRLQENLRKTIVFVTHDFDEAVKLGDKIAVLGEKSSIQQYDTPEAILANPANDMVAGFVGAGASLKQLTLLRVRDVDYSDGTVAVPVDTPPDELRKKLAEKGETYALLLDSRRRPLRWVHVRELSSVTSLATVGRPVDDLVSLQSTLQDALEAILAEGGNAVVTGSRGEYVGTIDITTVTDTIQQLRNEHTDKGSGES, via the coding sequence GTGGCTGACAAACCCAGTGGTGCCGAGATCCAGTTGGAGCACGTCACCAAGCGCTATCCGGGGAGTTCGGAGCCTGCCGTCGCGGACGTCACCATGACGATCCCGGCCGGCAAGATCGTGATCTTGGTGGGGCCCTCCGGCTGTGGGAAGACCACCACCATGCGCATGATCAACCGGCTGATCGAGCCCACCTCCGGCCGGATCACCATCGGCGGCGAGGACGTGCTGGCGTTCAACGGCGACGCGCTGCGGCGCAAGATCGGTTACGCGATCCAGCAGGCCGGGCTGTTCCCGCACTTCACGGTGGCGCAGAACATCGGCGTGGTGCCGGGGCTGCTGAAGTGGAGCCGCAAGCGCATCAACGAGCGCGTCGACGAGCTGATGGACCTCGTCGGGCTCGACCCGGCCGAGTTCCGTGACCGGTATCCCCGGCAGCTCTCCGGTGGTCAGCAGCAGCGGGTGGGGGTGGCCAGGGCGCTCGCCGCCGACCCGCCGGTGCTGCTCATGGACGAGCCGTTCGGCGCGGTCGACCCCATCACGCGGGGCAACCTCCAGGACGAGTTGCTTCGGCTCCAGGAGAATCTGCGCAAGACCATCGTCTTCGTCACCCACGACTTCGACGAGGCCGTCAAGCTCGGGGACAAGATCGCGGTGCTCGGGGAGAAGTCGTCGATCCAGCAGTACGACACCCCCGAGGCGATACTCGCCAACCCGGCCAACGACATGGTGGCGGGTTTCGTGGGGGCCGGAGCCTCGCTCAAGCAACTCACGCTGCTGCGGGTCCGCGACGTCGACTACAGCGACGGCACCGTGGCCGTGCCGGTGGACACCCCGCCCGACGAGCTGCGCAAGAAGCTGGCCGAGAAGGGCGAGACGTACGCGCTGCTGCTGGACTCGCGGCGGCGGCCGCTGCGTTGGGTGCACGTCCGGGAGCTGTCGTCGGTGACGTCGCTCGCCACGGTCGGAAGGCCGGTGGACGACCTCGTGAGCCTGCAGTCCACGCTCCAGGACGCGCTGGAGGCCATCCTCGCCGAGGGCGGTAACGCCGTGGTCACCGGTTCCCGAGGCGAGTACGTCGGGACGATCGACATCACCACGGTCACCGACACCATCCAGCAGTTGCGCAATGAACACACCGACAAGGGAAGTGGCGAGTCATGA
- a CDS encoding DUF6474 family protein, with amino-acid sequence MGRRKATEDDSGLTPKRAKNAVRVAKVVIPAAVPALAPLVLRVIGTVREVYDRSQARRLGIDVSQLPEYSGRGGALLARLAGAAEALSQLADSERATDEDREFVSRSRSTLEQLTAAVRASEHMPAPRRKAAHRAVAGELDAIETEVLRRLGVPGAAN; translated from the coding sequence ATGGGCCGCAGGAAGGCGACCGAGGACGACAGCGGGTTGACACCGAAGCGCGCGAAGAACGCCGTGCGTGTGGCGAAAGTCGTCATTCCCGCCGCCGTGCCGGCACTCGCACCGCTGGTGCTGCGCGTCATCGGCACGGTCCGGGAGGTGTACGACCGGAGCCAGGCCCGCCGCCTGGGCATCGACGTCTCCCAACTGCCCGAATACAGCGGGCGCGGTGGCGCGCTGCTGGCCCGGCTCGCCGGGGCGGCGGAGGCGTTGTCCCAGCTCGCCGACTCCGAGCGGGCGACGGACGAGGACCGCGAGTTCGTCTCGCGCAGCCGGTCGACCCTGGAGCAGCTCACCGCGGCCGTACGCGCGTCCGAGCACATGCCCGCTCCTCGGCGGAAGGCCGCGCACCGAGCCGTCGCCGGGGAACTGGACGCCATCGAGACCGAGGTGCTGCGCCGTCTCGGTGTCCCCGGCGCGGCGAACTGA
- a CDS encoding SDR family NAD(P)-dependent oxidoreductase: MQIADTAAIVTGGASGLGAATAKALAAKGARVFAVDLGPSIAKAEPTDGVTFVEADVTDGEQVQRAVDTATGSGAAPLRVVVNCAGIGNSSRILSKKGPHDLGLFRKVVEVNLIGTFNVMTLAAQAMAATEPVDDNGQRGVVINTASVAAFEGQIGQIAYSASKGGVAGMTIPAARDLASHGIRVMTIAPGIIDTPMMAGVTEEFRAGLAASVPFPKRLGRPDEYAQLAVNIVEHDYLNGEVIRLDGALRMAPR; encoded by the coding sequence ATGCAGATCGCCGACACTGCGGCCATCGTCACCGGCGGCGCCTCCGGCCTCGGAGCCGCGACAGCGAAGGCACTGGCCGCCAAGGGAGCACGGGTGTTCGCCGTCGATCTCGGACCGTCCATCGCCAAGGCAGAACCCACCGACGGTGTCACCTTCGTGGAAGCGGACGTCACCGACGGCGAGCAGGTCCAGCGTGCCGTCGACACCGCCACCGGCTCCGGGGCTGCTCCCCTCCGGGTTGTCGTCAACTGCGCGGGCATCGGCAACTCGTCGCGGATCCTGTCGAAGAAGGGCCCGCACGACCTCGGCCTGTTCCGCAAGGTCGTGGAGGTCAACCTGATCGGCACCTTCAACGTCATGACGCTGGCCGCGCAGGCGATGGCCGCCACGGAACCGGTCGACGACAACGGCCAGCGAGGCGTGGTGATCAACACCGCCTCCGTGGCCGCCTTCGAGGGCCAGATCGGGCAGATCGCCTACTCCGCCTCCAAGGGCGGCGTCGCGGGCATGACCATTCCCGCCGCTCGTGACCTCGCCTCCCACGGCATCCGCGTGATGACGATTGCTCCCGGCATCATCGACACCCCCATGATGGCCGGGGTCACCGAGGAGTTCCGGGCCGGTCTCGCCGCGTCGGTGCCGTTCCCCAAACGCCTCGGCCGCCCCGACGAGTACGCCCAGTTGGCCGTGAACATCGTGGAGCACGACTACCTCAACGGCGAGGTGATCCGTCTCGACGGAGCGCTGCGCATGGCGCCGCGGTAA
- a CDS encoding YcnI family copper-binding membrane protein — MLSTNRRIARGAVLCAATATSLLLAGGIASAHVTANVYGDTPEKGGYGAIVLRVPNEEEKVGTTEVEVTIPAEYGITSARTKPVPGWTAEVTETDDVVTRITWKAEDGHEIAAGTTSYEEFEIVLGALPEDVDTLVLPTSQTYSDGTVVKWDEPPADDSEPERPAPVVELAESSGHGHGHGTSSEQPAAAAETDDTARLLGGAGLVLGALGLGFGVGATLRARKAGRS; from the coding sequence TTGTTGTCGACAAATCGACGGATAGCTCGCGGTGCCGTGCTGTGCGCGGCGACCGCGACGAGCCTGCTGCTCGCGGGCGGCATCGCCTCCGCCCACGTGACCGCCAACGTCTACGGGGACACCCCCGAGAAGGGCGGTTACGGCGCCATCGTGCTGCGGGTCCCGAACGAAGAGGAGAAGGTCGGCACCACTGAGGTGGAGGTGACCATCCCCGCCGAGTACGGCATCACCTCGGCCCGCACCAAACCCGTCCCCGGCTGGACCGCCGAGGTCACCGAGACCGACGACGTCGTCACCCGGATCACGTGGAAGGCCGAGGACGGCCACGAGATCGCGGCGGGCACCACGTCGTACGAGGAGTTCGAGATCGTCCTCGGCGCTCTGCCCGAGGACGTGGACACCCTGGTGCTGCCCACCTCCCAGACCTACTCCGACGGCACGGTCGTGAAGTGGGACGAGCCACCGGCCGACGACTCCGAGCCCGAGCGGCCCGCGCCGGTGGTCGAGCTCGCCGAGTCGTCCGGCCACGGTCACGGCCACGGCACGAGTTCGGAGCAACCGGCCGCCGCGGCCGAGACCGACGACACCGCGCGGTTGCTGGGCGGGGCCGGACTCGTCCTCGGCGCCCTCGGCCTCGGATTCGGAGTCGGCGCCACGCTGCGCGCCAGGAAGGCGGGAAGGTCATGA